A genomic segment from Siphonobacter curvatus encodes:
- a CDS encoding S8 family serine peptidase: MKKKTSTLTIVLILISICSSSFAQEIFMWAGKKKVILKPDSSIILAKVAKGASINDLSKKIINNPASSDYREISIGGVPFVIYKQTSSTGKLSLTKTEADFSIPLFYANGEPMYFNGKLMLMPKKGVSIERIVKFTNNQILLTGNTPTQTYFCRVTDIDQLFNISNNLHESGLVEWCVPSYLARITSNYIPSDDRFPDQYYLHQANNIDINAPEAWDITRGCGIRVAVIDDGVEDHPELGSRLLQGFTPLDPNGFGRPFGVCFDRNTPDPFDPNRFLRVGHGMACTGIIAAAHDNGGVAGIAPNSLIYPVNIFRGGETPEEIVLGINNAWRENAGNADIISCSWGFNQQDAFHPGIAQEITNARTQGRRRNGVTLGCIVIFSSGNSNLNFSGVLFPGNVDGVITVGAIEFNGNIHGYSSRGPQMDLVACSGADMGRLDLGDNCIIPNGDIRTIDRPGANGYSNDGFFNLFNGTSAAAPQVSGVAALMLSLNPNLTETQVRTLLQQTAVDMGNPGFDNTFGFGRVNARAALEAVMASMFPTNSVACSNATFSLPAGYSGATWITSSNLQITGGQNSTSISVSSATTNEAEEGWIQVTANSSCGSVTIRKSVWVGRPRFGEVTMAGSYLTPYFPNTICQNQNRQLQAGNMIGATGGNYSFTSNTSNAYFWNPTTTSVNFNSGYLNGSFHIRYTATNSCGSTWREFPFTVSCASYLAYKVYPNPASDKISVEFEQSEEDKLLPESIELYQEERITTSKPVRSISLKEEVNKLQVEATNSIYFDVKDLPRGRYVLRITKEKEEDKSKQIDALHIILN, from the coding sequence ATGAAAAAAAAAACCTCTACCCTAACCATTGTCCTCATTCTGATCAGTATTTGTAGTTCAAGCTTTGCTCAAGAAATCTTCATGTGGGCAGGGAAAAAAAAGGTAATACTTAAGCCTGATTCAAGTATCATTTTAGCTAAGGTGGCCAAAGGAGCTTCAATTAACGACCTAAGTAAGAAAATAATTAATAATCCTGCCAGCTCAGATTATCGTGAAATTTCAATTGGGGGGGTCCCGTTTGTTATCTACAAACAAACCTCAAGTACAGGCAAATTGTCTTTAACAAAAACTGAAGCTGATTTTAGCATACCCCTATTTTATGCCAATGGTGAACCCATGTACTTTAATGGCAAACTAATGCTGATGCCCAAAAAAGGTGTCTCTATAGAAAGAATTGTAAAGTTCACAAATAATCAAATCCTACTCACTGGTAATACACCAACTCAAACCTATTTTTGTAGAGTTACCGATATAGACCAACTGTTTAATATCTCAAATAATCTACACGAAAGTGGGTTAGTGGAATGGTGCGTTCCAAGCTATTTAGCAAGAATCACATCTAATTACATACCCAGTGATGACCGTTTCCCAGATCAGTACTACTTACATCAAGCCAACAACATAGACATTAATGCACCTGAAGCTTGGGACATAACCCGTGGATGTGGTATTCGTGTTGCTGTCATAGATGATGGAGTAGAAGACCACCCAGAACTAGGAAGCCGTCTTTTACAGGGCTTTACACCTCTAGACCCAAACGGTTTCGGACGACCCTTTGGCGTATGTTTTGATAGGAATACACCTGACCCATTTGACCCTAATCGATTCCTGCGAGTCGGTCATGGTATGGCGTGTACCGGAATAATAGCTGCTGCACATGACAATGGAGGTGTAGCAGGTATTGCACCTAACTCCCTTATTTATCCTGTAAATATATTTAGAGGCGGAGAAACTCCAGAGGAAATAGTTTTGGGCATAAATAATGCTTGGAGAGAAAATGCCGGAAATGCAGATATTATAAGCTGCTCTTGGGGCTTTAATCAACAAGATGCTTTCCATCCAGGGATTGCTCAAGAAATTACAAACGCTCGCACCCAAGGCAGAAGACGGAACGGTGTTACTTTAGGTTGCATAGTTATATTTTCTTCCGGAAATTCAAACCTTAATTTCTCCGGTGTCTTGTTTCCCGGTAATGTGGATGGAGTAATTACGGTAGGAGCTATCGAATTTAATGGAAATATTCATGGCTATAGTAGCCGTGGGCCTCAAATGGACTTAGTAGCTTGTTCAGGTGCTGATATGGGCCGTCTAGACTTAGGTGATAATTGCATAATTCCGAATGGTGACATTCGCACCATTGATCGTCCCGGGGCTAATGGTTATTCAAATGACGGATTCTTTAATCTATTTAATGGAACATCAGCAGCTGCTCCCCAAGTTTCTGGCGTAGCCGCCTTAATGTTATCACTTAATCCCAATCTTACTGAAACTCAAGTACGAACCTTATTACAGCAGACTGCGGTTGATATGGGCAATCCAGGGTTTGACAATACATTTGGATTCGGTCGAGTAAATGCACGGGCAGCATTAGAAGCAGTGATGGCCAGTATGTTTCCTACTAATTCCGTGGCTTGCTCTAACGCAACGTTTAGCCTGCCTGCTGGCTATTCGGGTGCAACGTGGATAACCAGTAGTAATCTTCAAATTACGGGCGGTCAAAACTCGACCTCTATTTCGGTTAGTTCGGCTACCACCAATGAAGCAGAAGAAGGTTGGATTCAGGTTACAGCTAACTCTTCCTGTGGATCGGTAACCATTCGTAAAAGTGTATGGGTAGGCCGTCCCCGGTTTGGTGAAGTCACGATGGCTGGATCCTATTTAACTCCATACTTCCCTAATACCATTTGCCAAAATCAGAATCGGCAACTACAAGCCGGAAATATGATTGGAGCTACTGGTGGCAATTATTCTTTCACCAGCAATACTTCTAATGCTTACTTCTGGAATCCTACTACTACTAGCGTTAATTTTAATTCTGGTTATCTAAATGGAAGCTTTCATATTCGCTATACTGCTACAAATAGCTGTGGTAGCACTTGGAGGGAATTTCCATTTACTGTAAGTTGTGCTTCCTACTTAGCTTATAAAGTTTATCCAAATCCTGCATCTGATAAAATCAGTGTCGAATTTGAGCAGTCGGAGGAAGACAAACTTCTACCTGAAAGCATTGAGCTTTATCAAGAAGAAAGAATAACCACTTCTAAACCAGTTCGATCCATTTCATTGAAAGAGGAGGTAAATAAATTACAGGTTGAAGCAACAAATAGCATTTATTTTGATGTAAAGGACCTTCCCAGAGGAAGATATGTACTACGAATCACAAAAGAAAAAGAAGAAGATAAATCCAAGCAAATCGATGCTTTGCATATAATCCTTAATTAA
- a CDS encoding glycosyltransferase family 2 protein encodes MLSLPQHFESITLLITHFNRSHSLERLLQSLETLKLSFGEIIVSDGGSNGEHFEAVLQQKERYSFTLLSTSVNKGLGNSINVGQDFSKTPYLLYVQEDFVPLPAFRQALANGLNLMDEESEWDIVRFYAFPWAKYPYLKNYKKGFSRMQFNLAPWYINHHKFYLYSDHPHLKRNTFSDKFGRYLETLSGDTTEMSMCRSFLKNHGKGLFYNDYKDLFEHVNSAEEPGQYRPVNQASRKLSEIPWVYNAYLKYKTMKETFSYVLAK; translated from the coding sequence ATGCTCTCCTTGCCTCAACACTTTGAGTCAATTACGCTGTTAATTACTCATTTTAATCGAAGCCATTCGCTGGAGCGGCTCCTCCAGTCGCTGGAAACGCTCAAGCTTTCATTTGGTGAAATCATTGTCTCGGATGGCGGCAGCAATGGCGAGCATTTTGAAGCGGTGCTCCAGCAGAAGGAGCGGTATTCCTTTACCCTGCTGAGTACCTCAGTCAATAAAGGCTTAGGCAATAGTATTAATGTAGGGCAGGATTTTAGTAAAACTCCTTATCTTTTGTACGTACAGGAGGATTTTGTGCCCCTGCCCGCCTTTCGGCAAGCCCTGGCTAATGGCCTGAATCTCATGGATGAGGAATCAGAATGGGATATCGTCCGTTTTTATGCGTTTCCCTGGGCGAAGTATCCGTACCTGAAGAATTACAAGAAGGGGTTTTCACGCATGCAATTCAACTTAGCCCCCTGGTACATCAATCATCATAAATTTTACCTCTACAGCGATCATCCCCACTTAAAACGAAATACGTTCAGCGATAAGTTTGGCCGGTATTTGGAGACGCTCAGTGGGGATACCACGGAAATGAGCATGTGCCGCTCTTTCTTGAAAAACCATGGGAAGGGGTTGTTCTACAATGACTATAAAGATTTATTTGAACATGTAAATTCAGCGGAAGAACCCGGGCAATACCGGCCGGTGAATCAGGCTAGCCGAAAACTATCGGAAATCCCTTGGGTCTATAATGCCTACTTGAAATATAAAACCATGAAAGAAACCTTCTCCTACGTGCTGGCTAAGTAA
- a CDS encoding sensor histidine kinase, translated as MQALKAQIQPHFIFNSLNTIYDRVLSQDLETPKQIIYLSNFLRYTVQEASEDFILLEKEVWFIESYISLVMNRHGERVTASFTQEGYLGNYKIPPLLLITYVENAFKHGVEATSLDAWVQIYLRMEKNGLFVFSIKNSHPCISSKGTGQGLANAKRRLALLFPQKHSLIIESNASIFNITLTILLSTYENSETL; from the coding sequence CTGCAGGCTTTAAAGGCACAAATCCAGCCCCACTTCATTTTTAATTCCCTAAATACCATCTATGATCGAGTTCTTTCTCAAGACCTAGAAACACCAAAGCAAATCATTTATCTATCAAATTTCTTACGATATACCGTTCAAGAAGCCAGTGAAGACTTTATTCTCTTAGAAAAAGAAGTTTGGTTCATTGAAAGCTATATCTCATTAGTGATGAATCGGCACGGCGAGCGGGTTACGGCTAGCTTCACACAAGAAGGTTACTTAGGAAATTATAAAATTCCTCCTCTTCTGTTAATTACCTACGTGGAAAATGCCTTTAAACACGGCGTTGAAGCCACCTCACTGGATGCATGGGTACAAATCTATCTGCGCATGGAAAAGAATGGTCTTTTCGTTTTTAGCATAAAGAATTCTCATCCTTGTATATCTTCTAAAGGCACAGGTCAAGGTTTAGCCAATGCCAAACGTCGCCTGGCGCTTCTCTTCCCTCAAAAACATAGTCTAATTATTGAATCCAATGCATCCATTTTTAACATTACGCTTACCATACTTCTTTCCACATATGAAAATTCTGAAACTCTATGA